Proteins encoded by one window of Acidimicrobiales bacterium:
- a CDS encoding HIT family protein — MSATPIRSCFVCKKHALGGDVEGGVIWSDDLVYAGHCHLLGRSDIALGWLVVEPKRHVPGLGDLNADEAAAVGVLVSRLARALVEVEGAEHVYSFVFGDGLAAGHLHVHLMPRYPGTPREFWQQRVVGWPDGPRGNAEATESLSRRLAGYLARFTDASEHTLSN, encoded by the coding sequence GTGTCCGCGACCCCAATCAGGTCATGTTTCGTCTGCAAGAAACATGCGCTAGGTGGCGACGTCGAAGGTGGTGTCATCTGGTCAGACGACTTGGTGTACGCAGGCCACTGTCATCTTCTTGGCCGAAGTGACATCGCCCTCGGCTGGCTGGTCGTGGAGCCAAAGCGTCATGTGCCCGGCCTCGGCGATCTCAACGCAGACGAAGCGGCAGCGGTAGGAGTCCTGGTCAGCCGCCTCGCCAGGGCGCTGGTAGAGGTGGAAGGGGCCGAACACGTGTACAGCTTCGTTTTCGGCGACGGTCTCGCCGCAGGGCACCTGCATGTTCACCTCATGCCTCGCTATCCGGGCACTCCACGGGAGTTCTGGCAGCAGCGAGTCGTTGGGTGGCCAGACGGGCCAAGAGGCAACGCGGAAGCAACCGAGTCCCTGTCCCGCCGCCTTGCGGGCTACCTGGCTCGATTCACCGACGCCTCGGAGCACACGCTGAGCAACTGA
- a CDS encoding GNAT family N-acetyltransferase: MDRSLALSSPRTAGRLGPTHSARLELTPVSFSHRDSLAAVFAKEEVWRFPFGRGLTGKETAAFVESQVEHWDTLGFGLWVATVHGRDAPIGVVGLSVPEFLPEVL; encoded by the coding sequence GTGGACCGATCCCTTGCGTTGTCGTCGCCGCGCACTGCCGGTCGGCTCGGACCGACACATTCGGCTCGCCTTGAGCTGACTCCAGTCAGCTTCAGTCACCGGGACTCCTTGGCGGCGGTGTTCGCCAAGGAAGAGGTCTGGCGATTCCCGTTCGGACGAGGTCTCACTGGCAAAGAGACCGCCGCGTTCGTCGAATCGCAGGTGGAGCATTGGGACACCCTCGGGTTTGGGTTATGGGTCGCGACGGTCCATGGCCGTGATGCGCCCATCGGGGTCGTCGGGCTGTCCGTCCCAGAGTTCCTGCCCGAGGTGTTAC